A region of Lycium barbarum isolate Lr01 chromosome 1, ASM1917538v2, whole genome shotgun sequence DNA encodes the following proteins:
- the LOC132606817 gene encoding cytochrome b561 and DOMON domain-containing protein At3g07570-like has product MKTSFKFSAFLIFQIFISSQILKVNSQGSSTDSCSSSLNLENKILFDTTSFHCLSVWDQQGYILRYMRTDTNVWSFVLSAPNTNAYIAMGFSKNGKMVGSTAIVGWVTNDGTATMKKYFLGGQSPNEVLPDEGNLQLVNFTSSVVAKNSRIYLAFQLNTEMPSNRLIYSVGPTGMLPSTADFQLSEHEDHTSTALNYNTGQSETKTLYANLRRSHGLLNMFGWAIFMPIGVMVARYLRQYDPIWFYSHTTIQSLGFILGFAGIISGLVLNARLQNNVNRHKGLGIFILVLGCLQIIAILVRPEKESKIRKYWNWYHYITGRLLIFLATINVFYGIHLGNAGSSWKGGFAFVLVIFFITAAVLEIRMWKRK; this is encoded by the exons ATGAAGACATCTTTCAAATTCTCTGCCTTCTTGATCTTCCAAATATTTATTAGTTCCCAAATTCTCAAAGTAAATTCTCAAGGCAGCAGTACAGATTCATGCAGTTCCAGCCTCAACCTCGAAAACAAAATTCTCTTCGATACAACTTCTTTCCATTGTCTTTCAGTATGGGATCAACAAGGCTACATCCTCAGA TATATGAGAACAGATACAAATGTGTGGAGCTTTGTTCTCTCAGCACCAAACACAAATGCATACATAGCCATGGGATTTTCTAAAAACGGAAAAATGGTTGGCTCCACTGCTATTGTTGGCTGGGTCACTAATGACGGAACTGCCACTATGAAGAAGTATTTTCTTGGCGGACAATCGCCCAACGAG GTATTGCCGGATGAGGGAAATCTCCAACTTGTCAACTTTACATCCTCCGTTGTAGCTAAGAACTCCAGAATTTATTTGGCTTTTCAGTTGAATACTGAAATGCCAAGCAATCGGCTCATCTACTCCGTTGGACCGACCGGAATGCTGCCGTCCACCGCTGATTTCCAGTTGTCGGAACACGAGGATCATACCTCTACTGCCTTGAATTATAACACAG GTCAAAGTGAAACAAAGACACTTTATGCAAATCTGAGGAGAAGCCATGGGCTTCTAAACATGTTTGGATGGGCAATTTTCATGCCAATTGGAGTCATGGTAGCTAGATACTTGAGGCAATATGATCCAATCTGGTTTTACTCTCACACAACCATTCAATCACTAGGGTTCATCCTCGGATTTGCGGGTATTATCAGTGGGCTCGTTCTCAATGCTCGTCTTCAGAACAACGTCAATAGACACAAAGGCCTCGGCATCTTCATTCTTGTTCTTGGTTGCTTGCAG ATTATTGCAATATTGGTCAGACCAGAGAAGGAatcaaaaataagaaaatattggAATTGGTACCATTACATCACAGGGAGACTTTTGATATTTTTGGCAACAATAAATGTTTTCTATGGTATCCATTTAGGGAATGCAGGAAGTTCTTGGAAGGGTGGTTTTGCTTTTGTGCTGGTTATATTTTTCATCACTGCTGCAGTGCTTGAGATCAGGATGTGGAAGAGAAAATAG
- the LOC132617904 gene encoding uncharacterized protein LOC132617904, producing MASSSQRSVKNYFTKVPKSSVASSSQPNQEANANHSEVPLPSSQVFDLSTLNYDPGERTLILDYHPNHRDVIRRAYLINGPCQPRLLQHEYPQTNISGSMRRFNSEWFDDVYHDWLEYSVSKDAVYCLYCYLFKGYNTNQGEGEIFSTVGFKSWQKKKNLGKHIGLPNSPHNQSKKKCQDLLRVQQSIHFALEMQFSQFKHAYLVRLSASVDVVRLLITQGLTFRGHDESKSSLSRGNFLQILSWYAKKCDNIRDYVLEHAPQNDQMTSPMIQKDIVSACKIETIKAILEELNGDYFSLLVDESFDVSRKEQMAIVLRYIDRNGFVMERLLDIVHVQDTSALSLKRAIVNLLAQHSLSLSYVRGQCYDGASNMQGEINGLKMLIRQESRSAHSIHCFAHQLQLTLVAVSKKCIEVGKLVVLVSNILNVLGSSFKRMDEFRDSQKERIQEALDLGELTTGSGLNQELGLSRACDTRWGSHFKSFNNFILMFGSILNVLESLVLDARLLDERAKAMGYLEACRTYEVAFMLHLMSDVLAITNELNKCLQKKEQDLANAMLLVEVAKIRLQAYRDEEWDSLIARVSLFCIKHEILVPNFEEPYVSSLRSRRRLGDNKVSHHYRVEVFCNIIDWQLQELKDRFGEAMTDLLHGISCLNPIDLFSSFDIRKIMKMAKLYPDDFNEFNMGSLENQLASYIIDVRDVDERFYNLKGLCDLSKKLVQTKKHSNYPLVFRLVKLVLLLPVATASVERAFSAMKFIKNDLRSQMSDGFFSGCLVPYLEKDVFDNVSNDAIIKTFQDMKPRRVQL from the exons ATGGCTTCTTCG TCTCAACGTTCAGTGAAGAACTATTTTACGAAAGTACCGAAATCAAGTGTAGCTTCTTCTAGTCAACCTAACCAGGAAGCAAATGCCAACCATTCAGAAGTACCATTACCTTCTTCTCAAGTATTTGATTTGAGTACTTTAAATTATGATCCGGGTGAAAGAACCCTAATCTTGGACTATCATCCAAATCATCGTGATGTTATTAGAAGAGCATACCTTATTAATGGTCCTTGTCAACCTCGGTTGCTTCAGCATGAGTATCCTCAAACGAATATTTCTGGATCAATGCGCCGTTTTAATTCTGAATGGTTTGATGATGTATATCATGATTGGTTGGAGTATAGTGTTAGTAAAGATGCAGTCTATTGTTTGTATTGTTATCTATTTAAAGGCTACAACACCAATCAAGGTGAGGGTGAAATATTTTCAACTGTTGGGTTTAAGAGTTGGCAGAAAAAAAAGAATCTTGGAAAACATATTGGTCTACCGAACAGCCCACATAACCAGTCAAAAAAGAAATGTCAAGATTTATTGCGGGTACAACAGTCTATTCATTTTGCACTTGAGATGCAATTTAGTCAATTTAAGCATGCGTATTTGGTCCGCTTAAGTGCTTCCGTTGATGTAGTAAGACTTCTTATAACTCAAGGATTGACATTTCGAGGTCATGATGAATCTAAATCATCACTTAGTAGGGgtaattttcttcaaattctttcaTGGTATGCGAAAAAGTGTGATAATATTCGTGATTATGTACTGGAACATGCTCCTCAAAATGATCAAATGACTTCTCCAATGATTCAAAAAGATATTGTGAGTGCTTGTAAGATAGAAACAATTAAAGCTATTCTTGAGGAATTAAATGGTGACTACTTTTCTTTACTAGTTGATGAGTCTTTTGATGTGTCACGCAAGGAGCAAATGGCTATTGTCTTACGATATATTGATAGAAATGGATTTGTGATGGAGCGGCTTCTTGACATTGTTCATGTTCAAGATACTAGTGCTTTATCTCTAAAGAGGGCAATTGTTAATTTACTTGCTCAACATTCCTTAAGTCTATCATATGTGCGTGGACAATGTTACGATGGGGCAAGCAATATGCAAGGTGAGATCAATGGCCTTAAAATGTTGATTAGGCAAGAAAGTAGATCAGCCCATTCCATTCATTGTTTTgctcatcaacttcaactaaCTCTTGTTGCGGTCTCGAAAAAATGTATTGAAGTGGGAAAACTTGTAGTGTTGGTTTCAAATATTTTGAATGTATTGGGATCTTCTTTTAAGCGTATGGATGAATTTCGAGATTCTCAAAAAGAAAGAATTCAAGAGGCATTAGATTTGGGTGAGCTTACAACCGGTAGTGGCTTGAATCAAGAACTTGGCCTTTCAAGAGCTTGTGATACGCGTTGGGGATCTCATTTTAAATCTTTCAACAATTTTATTCTTATGTTTGGCTCTATTCTTAATGTTCTTGAATCACTTGTTCTTGATGCACGATTATTGGATGAAAGAGCCAAGGCAATGGGATATCTTGAAGCTTGTCGAACATATGAGGTTGCGTTCATGTTGCATTTGATGAGTGATGTTTTAGCAATCACAAATGAGCTTAATAAATGCTTACAAAAAAAGGAGCAAGATTTGGCAAATGCCATGTTACTTGTTGAAGTAGCAAAAATAAGGTTGCAAGCATATAGGGATGAAGAATGGGATTCTCTTATTGCTAGGGTGTCTTTGTTTTGTATCAAGCATGAAATTTTGGTACCTAACTTTGAGGAGCCATATGTTAGCTCTTTAAGATCACGAAGGAGACTTGGGGACAATAAAGTCTCTCATCATTATCGTGTTGAGGTATTTTGCAATATTATTGATTGGCAACTTCAAGAACTTAAAGATCGTTTTGGGGAAGCGATGACTGATTTGCTTCATGGAATTTCTTGTTTGAATCCAATTGACTTGTTTTCAAGTTTTGATATCAGGAAAATAATGAAAATGGCTAAATTATATCCTGATGACTTTAATGAATTCAATATGGGTTCTCTTGAGAATCAACTTGCAAGTTACATTATTGATGTTCGTGATGTTGATGAAAGGTTCTACAATCTAAAAGGGCTTTGTGATCTTTCAAAAAAATTAGTTCAGACAAAGAAGCATTCAAATTATCCTCTTGTATTCCGCTTAGTGAAACTTGTTTTGCTTTTGCCGGTTGCCACTGCATCCGTTGAAAGAGCTTTTTCAGCAATGAAGTTTATCAAGAATGACTTGCGGAGTCAAATGAGTGATGGTTTTTTTAGCGGTTGTTTGGTGCCTTATCTAGAAAAAGATGTATTTGATAATGtttctaatgatgctattattaagACATTTCAAGATATGAAACCTCGTAGAGTACAATTGTAG